GGCATCAACGAAGACGAGCGGCGCACCATCGCCGAGTTGATGGCCAAGGGCAGCTACGCCACGCTGCTCCTGGCGACCAAAGACCTCGACCGCACGTTCGAGCAGCTGCAGGCCAACGACGTCGACATCGTCCAAGAGCCAACCGACCAGCCGTACGGACTTCGTGATTGCGCCGTCCGAGATCCCGCGGGCAACCTGCTCCGCATCCAAGAACTGCGCTGAATTCCTCGGATAGTCATAGCGCAACAGTCCTAACCGTTTCGCGACCCCGCGCCGCGGTCCCACCCGTGCACGCCTTGACCGCGCCGCACGCGCAATGCTAAGCAAGTGCTCAGCATTGATGTGCATCGGGTGGCTAAGCCCGCGCGATACGGAAGGGATCAGATGACGCTGCAGGGGGTATTGGAGGACATCCGAAGGCGCCCGGGCACGGGTGACGTCATCGCGGTCATCGACCCCGCCACGGAGGAGACGATCACCGAATTCATTGACTGCGGGGAAGCGGCGGTCGACGAGGCCGCCGCGCGGGCGAGGGCTTCCTTCGAGTCCGGCGTCTGGTCCGAGCTGCCGGGTCGCGAGCGGGCCAAGGTCATGTGGCGCATCGCGGATTTGATCGACGAACATGCCGAGGAGTTCGCCCAACTCGACTCGCTCAACACGGGCATGCCGCTGCTGCAGGCAACGCTGCAGATGTCGACCTGCTCGGAGTTCTTCCGCTACTACGCCGGCTGGTGTTCCAAGATCAATGGTGTCGCGTACGACGTGAAGACCGACGGCATCGCGACCGACGCCTTCGTCAACATGCACGCCTACACCCTCAAGGAGCCCTACGGCGTGGTGGGGCTGATCTTCCCGTGGAACGGACCCATCTTCAACGCCAGCGCGAAGCTGGCCCCCGCGTTGGCCGCCGGCTGCAGCATGCTCGTCAAGCCCGCCGAGGAAACGCCCTTG
This genomic interval from Mycobacterium sp. SMC-2 contains the following:
- a CDS encoding VOC family protein, whose product is MDITIHSSFLPHDDPESSLAFYRDILGFEVRLDVGKGRMRWITVGPPNQPDTSIVLNPPAANPGINEDERRTIAELMAKGSYATLLLATKDLDRTFEQLQANDVDIVQEPTDQPYGLRDCAVRDPAGNLLRIQELR